In [Leptolyngbya] sp. PCC 7376, a genomic segment contains:
- the rpmF gene encoding 50S ribosomal protein L32 gives MAAPKKKTSKTKRDQRRAHWNRKAALAAQKALSQGKSVLTGRSTFVYPSPEDDDEE, from the coding sequence ATGGCAGCTCCTAAGAAGAAAACCTCCAAGACAAAGCGCGATCAACGTCGTGCCCACTGGAACCGCAAGGCAGCCCTCGCCGCTCAGAAAGCCCTCTCTCAGGGTAAGTCTGTGCTCACTGGTCGTTCCACCTTCGTTTATCCTTCCCCTGAAGATGACGACGAAGAGTAA